One window of Oscillibacter hominis genomic DNA carries:
- a CDS encoding ABC transporter ATP-binding protein, producing the protein MSAFVSFEEVSKVYRMGEITIRAVDNVSFSIEKGEFAVIVGPSGAGKTTVLNMLGGMDGCSGGTIRVDGSLISGMTPRQLTAYRRHDIGFVFQFYNLVQNLTALENVELASQICRQPLDAATVLQEVGLGERMNNFPAQLSGGEQQRVAIARALAKNPKLLLCDEPTGALDYQTGKSILKLLQDTCRQKGVTVVVITHNSALTPMADRVIRIKNGTVADMRCCSHPTPVEQIEW; encoded by the coding sequence ATGAGCGCCTTTGTCTCATTTGAAGAGGTATCCAAGGTCTACCGCATGGGGGAGATCACCATACGGGCGGTGGACAATGTCAGCTTCTCCATTGAAAAGGGGGAGTTTGCCGTGATTGTGGGCCCCTCCGGCGCCGGTAAGACCACGGTGCTGAACATGTTGGGCGGCATGGACGGCTGCTCCGGCGGCACCATCCGGGTGGACGGCAGCCTCATCAGCGGCATGACGCCCCGGCAGCTGACCGCCTACCGCCGCCACGACATCGGCTTTGTCTTTCAATTTTACAACCTGGTGCAGAACCTGACGGCCCTGGAGAATGTGGAGCTGGCCTCCCAGATCTGCCGCCAGCCTTTGGACGCGGCCACCGTGCTTCAGGAGGTGGGGCTGGGGGAGCGGATGAACAACTTCCCGGCCCAGCTCTCCGGCGGCGAGCAGCAGCGGGTGGCCATCGCCCGGGCCCTGGCCAAAAACCCCAAGCTGCTGCTGTGCGACGAGCCCACCGGCGCGCTGGACTATCAGACGGGAAAGTCCATCCTGAAGCTGCTCCAGGACACCTGCCGGCAAAAGGGCGTCACCGTGGTGGTCATCACCCACAACAGCGCCCTGACCCCCATGGCGGACCGAGTAATCCGCATCAAAAACGGCACCGTGGCAGACATGCGGTGCTGCAGCCATCCCACGCCGGTGGAGCAGATCGAGTGGTGA
- a CDS encoding MarR family winged helix-turn-helix transcriptional regulator has product MEVLALREALIRSLGDIYRLDAFSALGDLLQGESMVLHFLLFSGEEPVFPSALSQGLRLSRSRITAAVNSLRRKGLVATDPCLKDRRMVLVSLTEEGRQLIQGKVRRMEDYFDQMIEGLGPADTEQLIGLIHRCVDVMGGQEQ; this is encoded by the coding sequence ATGGAGGTTCTGGCACTGCGGGAAGCGCTGATCCGCTCCCTTGGGGACATTTACCGTCTGGATGCCTTTTCCGCCCTCGGCGACCTCCTTCAGGGGGAGTCGATGGTGCTCCATTTTCTGCTGTTTTCCGGGGAGGAGCCGGTCTTCCCCTCCGCCCTGAGCCAGGGGCTGCGGCTGTCCCGCTCCCGGATCACTGCCGCGGTCAACTCCCTGCGGCGCAAGGGCCTGGTTGCAACCGATCCCTGCCTTAAGGACCGGCGCATGGTGCTGGTCTCCCTGACCGAGGAGGGCAGGCAGCTGATCCAGGGGAAAGTCCGACGCATGGAGGACTACTTTGACCAGATGATCGAGGGGCTGGGCCCCGCCGATACGGAGCAGCTGATCGGGCTGATCCACCGCTGCGTCGACGTAATGGGAGGGCAGGAACAATGA
- the tsaA gene encoding tRNA (N6-threonylcarbamoyladenosine(37)-N6)-methyltransferase TrmO produces the protein MEQHTIRVIAHIRSDFPTKFGIPRQSGLVDQLRARVVFEPEYRSAEALRGIEGFSHLWLIWQFSGAVREEWSPTVRPPRLGGNTRLGVFATRSPFRPNAVGLSCVRLEAVEQTAEGPALVVSGADLMDGSPIYDIKPYLPYADCRPEAVGGFADQAPPLRLEVEFPQLLLERVPEEKRQALLGVLSHDPRPAYQRRADRVYGFAFSGLEIRFSVDRDVLTVLEVEKKDS, from the coding sequence ATGGAACAGCACACCATTCGGGTGATTGCCCACATCCGCAGCGATTTTCCCACTAAGTTCGGCATACCCCGCCAGAGCGGGCTGGTGGATCAGCTCCGGGCACGGGTGGTGTTCGAGCCGGAGTACCGCAGCGCCGAGGCGCTGCGGGGCATCGAGGGATTTTCCCACCTGTGGCTGATCTGGCAGTTTTCCGGCGCGGTGCGGGAGGAATGGTCCCCAACGGTGCGGCCGCCCCGGCTGGGGGGCAACACCCGGCTTGGCGTGTTTGCCACCCGATCGCCCTTCCGGCCCAACGCCGTGGGCCTCTCCTGCGTGCGTCTGGAGGCGGTGGAGCAGACGGCGGAGGGCCCGGCGCTGGTGGTCTCCGGGGCCGATCTGATGGATGGAAGCCCCATCTATGACATCAAGCCCTACCTGCCCTATGCGGACTGCCGCCCGGAGGCGGTGGGTGGGTTTGCCGATCAGGCGCCGCCCCTCCGTTTGGAGGTGGAGTTTCCCCAGCTCCTGCTGGAGCGGGTGCCGGAGGAGAAGCGCCAGGCCCTTCTTGGCGTGCTGTCCCACGATCCCCGGCCGGCCTACCAGCGCCGGGCGGACCGGGTCTACGGATTTGCCTTCAGCGGCCTTGAGATCAGGTTCTCCGTGGATCGGGACGTGCTCACGGTCCTGGAGGTGGAAAAGAAGGACTCCTGA
- a CDS encoding fumarylacetoacetate hydrolase family protein, translated as MKLVTFRSGSGTQVGIWDKTGVQPLACSDMVELIERDTLPDPVGAPVPLDQVELLSPIPRPRQDVICLGINYQSHADETGKTFTDGEAVPIFFSKRVNEAVAPGGWIDSHVGFVKELDYEAELAVIIGRAARQVPPEDAAEYIFGYTILNDVSARKIQTRHKQWYFGKSLDGFTPMGPCIVTADEIAFPPALPIRSYVNGELRQESNTSLLLTDIAHIISLLSQGMTLLPGTILSTGTPSGVGMGFDPPRYMHPGDVVECEIEGIGRLRNRVR; from the coding sequence ATGAAACTCGTCACCTTCCGCTCCGGCTCCGGCACCCAAGTGGGCATTTGGGACAAGACCGGCGTACAGCCTCTGGCCTGCTCCGACATGGTGGAGCTGATCGAGCGGGACACCCTGCCCGATCCGGTGGGCGCGCCGGTGCCTCTTGACCAGGTGGAACTGCTCTCTCCCATCCCACGCCCCCGGCAGGATGTGATCTGCCTGGGCATCAACTACCAGTCCCACGCCGACGAGACGGGAAAAACCTTTACGGACGGGGAGGCGGTGCCCATCTTCTTTTCCAAGCGGGTCAATGAGGCAGTGGCCCCGGGGGGCTGGATCGACAGCCATGTCGGCTTTGTGAAGGAGCTGGATTATGAGGCGGAGCTGGCGGTCATCATCGGCCGGGCGGCCAGGCAGGTGCCGCCGGAGGACGCGGCAGAGTACATTTTCGGCTACACCATCCTCAACGATGTGTCGGCCCGGAAGATTCAGACCCGCCATAAGCAGTGGTACTTCGGCAAGAGCCTGGACGGGTTCACGCCCATGGGCCCCTGCATCGTCACCGCGGACGAAATCGCCTTTCCGCCCGCCCTGCCCATCCGCTCCTATGTGAACGGGGAACTGCGCCAGGAGTCCAACACGTCGCTGCTGCTGACGGACATCGCCCACATCATCAGCCTGCTGTCCCAGGGCATGACGCTGCTGCCGGGCACCATCCTCTCCACCGGCACGCCCTCCGGCGTGGGGATGGGCTTTGACCCGCCCCGCTACATGCATCCCGGCGACGTGGTGGAGTGCGAGATCGAGGGCATCGGCCGGCTGCGCAACCGGGTCCGATAG
- a CDS encoding ABC transporter ATP-binding protein, with protein MLELKHIYKTFNPGTVNAKTALCDLNLTLSEGDFVTVIGGNGAGKSTMLNAVAGAFSVDEGTILIDGQDVTRLPEYRRASFIGRVFQDPMMGTAATMQIEENLALAARRGQRRGLKWGISKTERGDYRELLRTLDLGLEDRMTSKVGLLSGGQRQAVTLLMAALKQPKLLLLDEHTAALDPKTAAKVLALSDQIVEENHLTTLMVTHNMKDAIAHGNRLVMMNAGKVVLDIAGEEKKKLTVEDLLERFSAASGGEMLSDRAILS; from the coding sequence ATGCTTGAGCTCAAACACATCTATAAGACCTTCAACCCCGGCACTGTCAATGCCAAAACCGCCCTGTGCGATTTGAACCTGACCCTCTCGGAGGGTGATTTCGTCACGGTCATCGGCGGCAACGGCGCCGGAAAGTCCACCATGCTCAACGCGGTGGCCGGGGCCTTCTCCGTGGACGAGGGCACCATACTCATCGACGGGCAGGACGTGACCCGCCTGCCGGAATACAGGCGCGCCTCCTTTATCGGCCGTGTGTTCCAGGACCCCATGATGGGCACCGCCGCCACCATGCAGATTGAGGAGAACCTGGCGCTGGCGGCCCGCCGGGGCCAGCGCCGCGGCCTCAAGTGGGGCATCTCCAAAACCGAGCGGGGCGACTACAGGGAGCTGCTGCGGACGCTGGACCTGGGGCTGGAGGACCGTATGACCTCCAAGGTAGGCCTGCTCTCCGGCGGGCAGCGGCAGGCTGTCACGCTGCTCATGGCCGCCCTGAAGCAGCCCAAGCTCCTCCTGCTGGATGAGCACACCGCGGCCCTGGACCCCAAGACCGCGGCCAAGGTTTTGGCCCTCTCCGACCAGATCGTGGAGGAAAACCATCTGACCACGCTGATGGTCACCCACAACATGAAAGACGCCATTGCCCACGGCAACCGACTTGTCATGATGAACGCCGGCAAGGTGGTTCTGGACATTGCCGGAGAAGAGAAGAAAAAGCTGACCGTGGAGGACCTTCTGGAGCGGTTTTCCGCAGCCTCCGGCGGGGAGATGCTCTCCGACCGGGCCATCCTCTCCTGA
- a CDS encoding ABC transporter permease encodes MDFLTSLLNAMPGAVAQGLIWGLMAIGVYLTFRILDVADLTVDGSLATGGAVCVMLIRSGWSPWLALLGAFCAGLAAGLVTGVFHTRCGIPAILAGILTQLALYSVNLRIMDSKSNQPVSVDKYDLLTSQRYVRELNFDNPLPLLLVFTAVLVLALYWFFGTELGSSIRATGANPHMARAQGINTDSNIVLGLMLSNGLVALSGGLLAQFQGASDVNMGRGAIVIGLAAVIIGEVVFGKLFHNFALTLLSVSLGAIIYYMVIQVVLKLGLNTNDLKLITALVVALFLSVPYWKSRHFHGKVRPVLPAESVNGGNEHA; translated from the coding sequence ATGGATTTCTTAACGTCGCTGCTCAATGCCATGCCCGGCGCCGTGGCCCAGGGACTGATCTGGGGACTGATGGCCATCGGCGTCTATCTTACGTTCCGCATCCTTGATGTGGCCGACCTGACGGTGGACGGCTCCCTGGCCACTGGCGGCGCTGTATGTGTGATGCTGATCCGTTCTGGATGGAGCCCCTGGCTGGCGCTGTTGGGCGCCTTCTGTGCGGGCCTTGCCGCGGGACTGGTCACCGGAGTGTTCCACACCCGCTGCGGCATCCCGGCCATTTTGGCCGGCATCCTGACCCAGCTGGCACTGTACTCCGTCAATCTGCGGATTATGGACAGCAAATCCAACCAGCCGGTCAGTGTGGATAAATACGACCTGCTGACCTCTCAGCGGTACGTCCGGGAACTGAATTTCGACAATCCCCTGCCGCTGCTGCTGGTCTTTACGGCAGTGCTGGTGCTGGCCCTCTACTGGTTCTTCGGCACGGAGCTGGGCAGTTCCATCCGCGCCACCGGCGCCAACCCCCACATGGCCAGGGCCCAGGGCATCAACACGGACTCCAACATCGTGCTGGGCCTGATGCTCTCCAACGGCTTGGTGGCCCTGTCCGGCGGCCTGCTGGCCCAGTTCCAGGGTGCGTCCGACGTGAACATGGGCCGCGGCGCCATTGTCATCGGCCTGGCCGCCGTCATCATCGGCGAGGTGGTGTTCGGCAAGCTGTTCCACAATTTTGCCCTGACGCTGCTCAGCGTCTCCCTGGGCGCCATCATCTACTACATGGTCATTCAGGTGGTGCTGAAGTTAGGCCTGAACACCAACGACCTGAAGCTCATCACCGCCCTGGTGGTCGCGCTGTTCCTCTCCGTCCCCTACTGGAAGAGCAGGCACTTCCACGGGAAAGTAAGGCCCGTGCTGCCGGCGGAAAGCGTGAATGGAGGGAACGAACATGCTTGA
- a CDS encoding ABC transporter substrate-binding protein, with amino-acid sequence MKKKILALALAAVMALGLAACGESGGGSASGSGSGSASGSGADGATYTVGICQFAPHPALDAATQGFIDALNEAMGEGVVEFKEQNASGEIPNCTPIVNEFVSAGVDLILANATAPLQAAAAATTEIPVLGTSVTDYGSALELTDWDSKVIGTNVSGTSDLAPLDQQAAMIQELFPNVEKVGLLYCSAEANSQYQVDEMTKYLTDLGYTCTPYAFTDSNDVASVAQTACDGSDVLYIPTDNTAANNTEAIANVVLPAGTPVVAGEQGICSGCGVATLSIDYYELGQITGQMAAKILKGEAQVSEMALEYAPNVTKMFNADNADALGVTIPDGYTAIEAE; translated from the coding sequence ATGAAAAAGAAGATTCTTGCATTGGCCCTGGCCGCCGTTATGGCGCTTGGGCTGGCCGCCTGCGGTGAAAGCGGCGGCGGAAGCGCCTCCGGAAGCGGAAGCGGCAGTGCCTCCGGCAGCGGCGCTGACGGTGCCACCTACACTGTGGGCATCTGCCAGTTTGCTCCCCACCCCGCGCTGGACGCGGCCACCCAGGGCTTCATCGACGCGCTGAACGAGGCCATGGGCGAGGGCGTTGTGGAGTTCAAGGAGCAGAATGCCTCCGGTGAAATCCCCAACTGCACCCCCATCGTCAATGAGTTCGTCTCCGCCGGCGTGGACCTGATCCTGGCCAACGCCACCGCCCCCCTCCAGGCCGCTGCGGCCGCCACCACGGAAATCCCCGTCTTAGGCACCTCCGTCACCGATTACGGCTCCGCATTGGAGCTGACCGACTGGGACAGCAAGGTGATCGGCACCAACGTCTCCGGCACCTCCGACCTGGCTCCCCTGGACCAGCAGGCGGCCATGATCCAGGAGCTCTTCCCCAATGTGGAAAAGGTGGGCCTTCTGTACTGCTCCGCCGAGGCCAACAGCCAGTATCAGGTGGATGAGATGACCAAGTACCTCACCGACCTGGGCTACACCTGCACCCCCTATGCCTTCACCGACTCCAACGACGTGGCTTCCGTGGCGCAGACCGCCTGCGACGGCTCCGACGTGCTCTACATCCCCACCGACAACACCGCCGCCAACAACACCGAGGCCATTGCCAACGTGGTGCTGCCCGCCGGTACGCCGGTCGTCGCCGGTGAGCAGGGCATCTGCTCCGGCTGCGGCGTGGCCACACTGTCCATCGACTACTATGAGCTGGGCCAGATCACCGGCCAGATGGCCGCCAAGATCCTCAAGGGCGAGGCCCAGGTCTCCGAGATGGCCCTGGAGTACGCTCCCAACGTGACCAAGATGTTCAACGCCGACAATGCCGACGCACTTGGCGTCACCATTCCTGACGGCTACACCGCCATTGAGGCCGAATAA
- a CDS encoding CTP synthase, whose amino-acid sequence MATKFIFITGGVVSGLGKGICAASLGRLLKQRGLRVRNQKFDPYINVDPGTMSPYQHGEVFVTEDGAETDLDLGHYERFVDEDLSGNSSVSSGKVYWEVLNRERRGDYLGATIQIIPHITDEIKSRIYSMESPDVDVVICEIGGTVGDIESQPFLEAIRQVASEREGVLFLHVPLIVQIPGSGELKSKPTQHSVKELLSLGIQPDVLVCRSDEPISEEIKKKIALFCNVEMDCVIQNATASTLYEVPLLLAREGLDRVVCRKLNLDTPEPDLTAWSRMVERTKHARRKVEIALVGKYTQLHDAYLSVVESLAHAGTANDAVVSIRWVDSEELSEENAAEKLGGCCGVLVPGGFGDRGIEGMICAVRYAREHKVPYFGICLGMQVSVIEFARHVAGLEDANSAEFSETTRNPVIHLMSDQVGVTAKGGTMRLGRYPCVLAEATRSRELYGTEEISERHRHRFEFNNSYRRLFAEKGLVLAGLSPSGTLVEIVEQPDHPWFVGVQFHPEFKSRPDRPHPLFFGFVRAAIERCARD is encoded by the coding sequence ATGGCGACAAAATTCATTTTCATCACAGGCGGCGTGGTCTCGGGCCTTGGCAAGGGGATCTGCGCGGCATCCCTGGGCCGGCTGCTGAAGCAGCGGGGGCTGCGGGTGCGCAATCAGAAGTTTGATCCATACATCAATGTGGACCCCGGCACCATGAGCCCTTACCAGCACGGTGAGGTGTTCGTGACCGAGGATGGGGCGGAGACCGATCTGGACCTGGGCCACTATGAGCGCTTTGTGGACGAGGACCTCTCCGGCAATTCCTCTGTCAGCTCCGGCAAGGTCTACTGGGAGGTGCTGAACCGGGAGCGCCGGGGCGACTACCTGGGGGCAACCATCCAGATCATCCCCCACATCACCGACGAGATCAAAAGCCGCATCTATTCCATGGAATCGCCGGATGTGGACGTGGTCATCTGCGAAATCGGCGGCACGGTGGGCGATATCGAGTCCCAGCCCTTCCTGGAGGCCATCCGTCAGGTCGCCTCGGAGCGGGAGGGCGTGCTCTTCCTCCATGTGCCTCTCATTGTCCAGATCCCCGGCTCCGGAGAGCTGAAGTCCAAGCCCACCCAGCACTCCGTCAAGGAGCTCTTAAGCCTTGGCATCCAGCCCGATGTACTGGTGTGCCGCTCCGACGAACCCATCTCTGAGGAGATCAAAAAGAAGATCGCCCTCTTTTGCAATGTGGAGATGGACTGCGTGATCCAGAACGCCACCGCCTCCACCCTCTATGAGGTACCGCTGCTGCTGGCCCGGGAAGGGCTGGACCGGGTGGTGTGCCGCAAGCTGAATCTGGATACGCCGGAGCCCGATTTGACCGCCTGGTCCAGGATGGTGGAACGGACGAAACATGCCCGCCGGAAGGTGGAGATCGCCCTGGTGGGCAAATATACCCAGCTCCACGATGCCTATCTCTCCGTGGTGGAGTCCCTGGCCCACGCGGGCACCGCCAACGACGCAGTGGTCTCCATCCGCTGGGTGGACTCCGAGGAGCTGAGCGAGGAAAACGCGGCGGAAAAGCTGGGCGGCTGCTGCGGCGTCCTGGTGCCCGGCGGATTCGGCGACCGGGGCATCGAGGGCATGATCTGCGCCGTGCGCTATGCCCGGGAGCACAAAGTCCCCTATTTTGGCATCTGCCTGGGCATGCAGGTTTCTGTGATTGAGTTTGCCCGCCATGTGGCGGGCCTTGAGGACGCCAACTCCGCGGAGTTTTCCGAAACCACCCGCAACCCGGTGATCCATTTGATGAGTGACCAGGTGGGCGTCACGGCCAAGGGCGGCACCATGCGCCTTGGCCGGTATCCCTGCGTGCTGGCGGAGGCGACCCGCTCCCGGGAGCTCTACGGCACGGAGGAAATCTCCGAGCGCCACCGCCACCGCTTTGAGTTCAACAACAGCTACCGCCGGCTTTTTGCAGAAAAGGGACTGGTACTGGCGGGCCTTTCCCCGTCAGGGACGCTGGTGGAGATTGTGGAGCAGCCCGACCACCCCTGGTTTGTGGGCGTCCAGTTCCATCCGGAGTTCAAGAGCCGCCCCGACCGGCCCCACCCCTTGTTTTTTGGATTTGTGCGCGCGGCAATCGAGCGCTGCGCCCGGGATTGA
- a CDS encoding M24 family metallopeptidase, which translates to MNHFKKIRTMLSAQGLDALLLTEEANRFYASGFHSAGTDGVALVTVDKAYYFTDSRYIESAVRQVEGAEVRLMGRGRSYSDLIGEVIAGHNIRRMGFDDAYMTVADWRFYREKLSCELVAATQLLLELRRVKDEAEIDAITGAQRITERAYAQIVEEIRSGVSEQEIAARLQYLMLHFGAEKMSFDPIVVSGPNGSLPHGVPTERRIGEGEFVTMDFGCIYEGYCSDMTRTVAVGYATGEMQKVYQTVLEAQRAGIAAARAGITGAEVDGAARRVISEAGYGEYFGHSFGHGVGVEIHESPNASPGAKAPLPAGAVISAEPGIYLPGKMGVRIEDLLVLTEDGCRDLTRAPKELTIL; encoded by the coding sequence ATGAACCACTTTAAAAAAATCCGCACCATGCTTTCGGCCCAGGGCCTGGACGCCCTGCTTCTCACTGAGGAGGCCAACCGCTTTTATGCCTCCGGCTTTCACTCCGCGGGCACCGACGGCGTGGCCCTGGTGACTGTGGACAAGGCCTACTATTTTACCGATTCCCGGTACATCGAGTCCGCCGTGCGGCAGGTGGAGGGGGCTGAGGTCAGGCTGATGGGCCGGGGCCGCAGCTACAGCGACCTCATCGGCGAGGTGATTGCCGGCCATAACATCCGCCGGATGGGGTTTGACGATGCGTATATGACCGTGGCGGATTGGCGTTTTTACCGGGAAAAGCTCTCCTGCGAGCTGGTGGCGGCCACTCAATTGCTGCTGGAGCTGCGCAGGGTGAAGGACGAGGCGGAGATCGACGCCATCACCGGCGCCCAGCGGATCACCGAGCGGGCCTACGCCCAGATTGTGGAGGAAATCCGCTCCGGTGTCAGCGAACAGGAGATCGCCGCGCGGCTCCAGTACCTGATGCTGCACTTCGGCGCGGAGAAAATGTCCTTTGACCCAATCGTGGTCTCCGGCCCCAACGGATCGCTGCCCCACGGCGTGCCCACGGAACGCCGGATCGGCGAGGGGGAGTTTGTCACAATGGACTTTGGCTGCATCTATGAAGGGTACTGCTCCGACATGACCCGCACGGTGGCGGTGGGCTATGCCACCGGCGAGATGCAGAAGGTGTACCAGACGGTGCTTGAGGCCCAGCGGGCGGGAATCGCCGCGGCCAGGGCCGGCATTACCGGGGCGGAGGTGGACGGCGCCGCCCGCCGGGTCATCTCCGAGGCGGGCTACGGCGAGTACTTTGGCCACAGCTTTGGCCACGGCGTGGGCGTGGAAATCCATGAATCCCCCAACGCCTCCCCCGGCGCAAAGGCACCCCTGCCCGCCGGCGCGGTGATCTCGGCGGAGCCGGGCATCTACCTGCCCGGGAAAATGGGGGTGCGGATCGAGGACCTCCTGGTGCTGACGGAGGACGGCTGCCGGGACCTGACCCGCGCGCCCAAGGAGCTGACCATCCTGTAA
- a CDS encoding putative manganese-dependent inorganic diphosphatase has product MDTIYITGHRNPDTDSVVSAMAYAALKNALGSREYQAACLGRLSDETQAVLDRFGFRPPKLIENVRTQVRDLDYDTPPTLSAGVTISRAWHTIHGDDSISAIPVANEDGTLYGMLSAGDIAAYDMSSVRNPYVSDVPVYNLLSVIEGRILNEGNNTVDTVSGEVTIALPTSRRNLLFSSRDSIVVCGEQPEMIRHALKVGVGCVIVCQAELDEELLKLPGNTCIISTPFDAYRTVRLICHSLPVSRVCKREELVCFHLDDYIDDVREAVLQSRFRSYPILDENEKVVGTLSRFHLLRPRRKRVVLVDHNEAAQSVRGLDQAEILEIIDHHRLADIQTANPIFVRNEPVGSTTTIIAGMYQDKGLMPTEKMAGLMASAIVSDTVMFKSPTCTQRDVEVAQRLARIASVSLEELGKQIFSASSGDDKSAEEMLKTDFKEFHIAGHYLGVSQITCLDSKHVLERKDEFLKVMADLKSHRRYDMLLLMLTDVLREGSQILFLGDEQTIEQAFNSKPTGNTVFLSRVMSRKKQVIPALSALWG; this is encoded by the coding sequence ATGGATACCATATATATTACGGGACACCGCAACCCGGACACGGACTCCGTTGTATCGGCCATGGCCTATGCGGCGCTGAAAAACGCCCTGGGCAGCCGGGAGTACCAGGCCGCCTGCCTCGGCCGGCTCAGCGACGAGACCCAGGCCGTGCTGGACCGGTTCGGCTTCCGCCCCCCCAAACTGATTGAAAACGTCCGCACCCAAGTGCGGGACCTGGACTACGACACGCCCCCCACCCTCAGCGCCGGTGTCACCATCAGCCGGGCCTGGCACACCATCCACGGCGACGACAGCATCTCCGCCATCCCGGTGGCCAACGAGGACGGGACGCTCTACGGCATGCTCTCCGCCGGGGACATCGCCGCCTACGACATGTCCTCCGTCCGCAACCCCTATGTGAGCGACGTGCCGGTATACAATCTGCTGTCCGTCATCGAGGGCCGGATTTTAAATGAGGGGAACAACACCGTGGACACGGTCTCCGGCGAGGTGACCATCGCCCTGCCCACCAGCCGCCGCAACCTCCTCTTTTCCAGCAGGGACAGCATTGTGGTCTGCGGCGAGCAGCCCGAGATGATCCGCCACGCCCTCAAGGTGGGCGTGGGATGTGTCATCGTCTGCCAGGCGGAGCTGGACGAGGAGCTTTTGAAGCTCCCGGGCAACACCTGCATCATCTCCACCCCCTTCGACGCCTACCGCACGGTGCGGCTGATCTGCCACTCCCTGCCGGTGAGCCGGGTTTGCAAGCGGGAGGAGCTGGTCTGCTTCCATTTGGACGACTACATTGACGATGTGCGCGAGGCGGTGCTGCAAAGCCGCTTCCGCTCCTACCCCATCCTGGATGAAAACGAGAAAGTGGTGGGCACGCTGTCCCGCTTCCACCTGCTGCGCCCCCGCCGCAAGCGGGTGGTGCTGGTGGACCACAACGAGGCGGCCCAGTCGGTGCGGGGCCTGGATCAGGCTGAGATTCTGGAGATCATCGACCACCACCGCCTGGCGGACATCCAGACGGCCAACCCTATTTTCGTCCGCAACGAGCCGGTGGGCAGCACCACCACCATCATTGCCGGGATGTACCAGGACAAAGGGCTGATGCCCACGGAGAAGATGGCCGGTCTGATGGCCTCCGCCATTGTCTCCGACACGGTGATGTTCAAGTCCCCCACCTGCACCCAGCGGGACGTTGAGGTGGCCCAGCGTCTGGCGCGCATTGCCAGCGTGTCGCTGGAGGAGCTGGGCAAGCAGATATTCTCCGCCAGCAGCGGCGACGACAAGTCCGCCGAGGAGATGCTCAAGACCGACTTCAAGGAGTTCCACATCGCCGGCCACTACTTGGGCGTCAGCCAGATCACCTGCCTGGACTCCAAGCATGTCCTCGAGCGTAAGGACGAGTTTTTGAAGGTGATGGCGGACCTCAAATCCCACCGCCGCTACGACATGCTGCTGCTGATGCTGACCGACGTGCTGCGGGAGGGGTCCCAGATCCTGTTCTTAGGCGACGAGCAGACCATTGAGCAGGCGTTTAACAGTAAACCCACGGGCAATACCGTGTTTTTGTCCCGGGTCATGTCCCGGAAAAAGCAGGTCATTCCCGCCCTGTCCGCCCTGTGGGGCTAA
- a CDS encoding ABC-2 transporter permease, giving the protein MKALLKKDFYVLSKQLRFFLVAMVVFAALPNSSTSLFAVVYASMLPYSTMAYDERCKWDRLSAMLPYSTWDIVLSKYMLGYLCCGGVALVAVAAKVIFIALGVADGGGSPLIALVALSTATMLMALTLPPMFRFGVERGRMFYIIIIVAIATGSLSILEVAGTSSAAPVLQLAGIAAPIAAVVVNVVSIFLSVRLYPHRDV; this is encoded by the coding sequence ATGAAAGCTCTTTTGAAAAAAGACTTTTACGTACTTTCTAAGCAGCTGCGCTTTTTCCTGGTGGCCATGGTGGTTTTCGCCGCCCTGCCCAACAGCTCCACCTCTCTGTTCGCCGTGGTCTACGCCAGCATGCTGCCCTATTCCACCATGGCCTACGACGAGCGGTGCAAATGGGACCGCCTGTCCGCCATGCTGCCCTACTCCACCTGGGACATCGTGCTGTCCAAATACATGTTGGGCTATCTCTGCTGCGGGGGCGTGGCCCTGGTGGCAGTTGCGGCCAAGGTCATTTTCATTGCCCTGGGCGTTGCCGACGGCGGCGGTTCCCCGCTGATCGCCCTGGTGGCCCTGTCCACTGCCACAATGCTGATGGCCCTGACTCTGCCGCCCATGTTCCGCTTCGGTGTGGAGCGGGGCCGGATGTTCTACATCATCATCATCGTGGCCATTGCCACCGGCTCTCTCTCCATTCTTGAGGTTGCGGGCACATCGTCGGCGGCGCCGGTGCTGCAGCTGGCCGGCATCGCGGCGCCCATCGCCGCGGTGGTTGTCAACGTCGTCTCCATCTTCCTCTCCGTCCGCCTTTATCCCCACAGGGATGTGTAA